In the genome of Pseudomonas bubulae, one region contains:
- the metE gene encoding 5-methyltetrahydropteroyltriglutamate--homocysteine S-methyltransferase: MALAHNLGFPRIGADRELKKALEAYWKGDIDQAALKDVGRQLRATHWQLQKDAGIDLLPVGDFAWYDQVLTHSLTFGVIPPRFSSTLDEQRQPTLDTLFGMARGASQSCCGAEHGKGQYAQELTKWFDTNYHYLVPEFSQDQRFDLSWNELFEETAEAQALGHKVKPVIIGPLTYLWLGKAKGNEFNKLDLLENLLPVYAQILSRLAEQGVEWVQIDEPILSLDLPQEWKNAFERAYHILQYSPLKKLVATYFSGLEDNLGLAVGLPVDGLHVDLVRAPDQLHAILDRLPTYKVLSLGLVNGRNVWRCDLENALAQLQEAEERFGDNLWVAGSCSLLHSPVDLDRETKLDAELKSWLAFAKQKCAEIAVLRDALNIPQDPKVQEALAQSRALQQSRASSPRIHKAAVQARIAAITDADSQRQSPFAARIEVQRARLNLPAFPTTTIGSFPQTASIRLARQSYKQGKLSTSEYTDAMHSEIRNAVLVQERLGLDVLVHGEAERNDMVEYFAEQLDGYVFTQYGWVQSYGSRCVKPAIIFGDLSRPQAMTVEWIKYAQGLTDKVMKGMLTGPVTMLMWSFPREDVSRKVQAQQLALAIRDEVVDLEQAGIKIVQIDEAAFREGLPLRRAQWQEYLDWAVEAFRLCASGVGDETQIHTHMCYSEFNDVIKSIAAMDADVITIETSRSDMELLDAFEAFDYPNDIGPGVYDIHSPRVPETAEMIKLLSKAAQRIPAERLWVNPDCGLKTRAWAETEAALINMVAAARQLRLQAA; encoded by the coding sequence ATGGCCCTGGCACACAATCTTGGTTTCCCCCGCATCGGCGCAGACCGCGAGCTGAAAAAAGCACTCGAAGCCTATTGGAAGGGTGATATTGACCAGGCCGCGCTGAAAGACGTTGGCCGCCAATTGCGTGCCACCCACTGGCAGTTGCAAAAAGACGCAGGCATCGATTTGTTGCCGGTCGGTGACTTTGCCTGGTACGACCAGGTGCTGACCCACTCATTGACGTTCGGCGTGATCCCCCCGCGTTTTTCCAGCACCCTGGACGAGCAGCGCCAGCCAACCCTGGATACCCTGTTTGGCATGGCTCGCGGTGCCAGTCAGAGCTGCTGCGGTGCTGAGCACGGCAAAGGCCAGTATGCCCAGGAACTGACCAAATGGTTCGATACCAACTACCACTATCTGGTACCGGAATTCAGTCAGGACCAGCGCTTTGATCTGAGCTGGAACGAGCTGTTTGAAGAAACGGCAGAAGCACAGGCGCTGGGCCATAAGGTCAAACCCGTGATCATTGGCCCGTTGACCTACTTGTGGCTGGGCAAGGCCAAAGGCAACGAATTCAACAAGCTCGACCTGCTGGAAAACCTGCTGCCGGTTTACGCTCAAATCCTGTCCCGCCTGGCTGAGCAGGGCGTGGAATGGGTACAGATCGACGAGCCGATCCTGTCGCTCGACCTGCCACAGGAATGGAAAAACGCCTTTGAACGCGCGTATCACATTCTTCAATACTCGCCACTCAAGAAGCTGGTTGCCACCTACTTCAGCGGCCTGGAAGACAACCTCGGCCTGGCGGTCGGCCTGCCGGTGGATGGCCTGCACGTGGATCTGGTGCGTGCTCCCGACCAGTTGCATGCCATTCTGGACCGTCTGCCGACTTACAAAGTGTTGTCCCTGGGCCTGGTCAATGGCCGCAACGTGTGGCGCTGCGATCTGGAAAACGCCCTGGCGCAACTGCAGGAAGCCGAAGAGCGTTTTGGCGATAACCTGTGGGTAGCCGGTTCCTGCTCGCTGTTGCACAGCCCGGTGGATCTGGACCGCGAAACCAAACTGGATGCCGAACTGAAAAGCTGGTTGGCCTTCGCCAAGCAAAAGTGCGCTGAAATTGCAGTGCTGCGTGATGCGCTGAATATCCCGCAAGACCCCAAGGTACAAGAAGCCCTGGCCCAAAGTCGCGCCTTACAACAAAGCCGGGCCAGCTCGCCACGTATTCACAAGGCCGCCGTACAAGCCCGTATTGCAGCGATCACCGACGCCGACAGCCAGCGCCAGTCACCCTTTGCTGCACGGATCGAAGTGCAGCGTGCCCGCTTGAATCTGCCGGCATTCCCGACCACCACCATCGGCTCGTTCCCGCAGACTGCTTCGATTCGTCTGGCGCGTCAGTCTTACAAACAAGGCAAGTTGTCGACCAGCGAATACACCGACGCGATGCACAGCGAAATCCGCAACGCTGTACTGGTCCAGGAACGTTTGGGTCTGGACGTACTGGTACACGGCGAGGCCGAGCGCAATGACATGGTCGAGTATTTCGCCGAGCAACTGGACGGCTATGTGTTCACCCAATACGGCTGGGTACAGAGCTACGGTTCACGTTGCGTAAAACCGGCCATCATCTTCGGCGACCTGAGCCGCCCGCAGGCCATGACCGTTGAGTGGATCAAATACGCTCAGGGCCTGACCGACAAGGTGATGAAAGGCATGCTGACAGGCCCGGTGACCATGCTGATGTGGTCCTTCCCCCGCGAAGACGTATCGCGCAAAGTACAGGCGCAACAACTGGCTCTGGCGATCCGCGATGAAGTGGTGGATCTGGAACAGGCAGGGATCAAAATCGTGCAGATCGACGAAGCCGCGTTCCGTGAAGGTTTGCCGTTGCGCCGTGCACAGTGGCAGGAATACCTGGACTGGGCGGTGGAAGCCTTCCGTCTGTGTGCCTCGGGTGTGGGGGATGAAACCCAGATCCACACCCATATGTGCTACAGCGAGTTCAATGATGTGATCAAGTCGATTGCCGCGATGGACGCGGACGTGATCACCATCGAAACCTCGCGCTCGGACATGGAACTGCTTGATGCATTTGAAGCGTTCGACTATCCGAACGACATCGGCCCGGGTGTGTATGACATCCACTCGCCACGGGTGCCGGAAACGGCCGAGATGATCAAGTTACTGAGCAAGGCAGCGCAGCGTATTCCCGCTGAGCGGCTATGGGTCAACCCCGACTGCGGCCTTAAAACCCGGGCCTGGGCCGAGACTGAAGCGGCACTGATCAACATGGTGGCGGCAGCACGGCAACTACGCTTGCAAGCCGCTTGA
- a CDS encoding sigma-54 dependent transcriptional regulator has product MSHNVLVVDDEPKLCDLLSSALSQNRIQVFTASNGLQALEVLEQEDIDLVISDWRMPGMDGPQLLAEIKQRYPNLPVIVMTAYSTVKNAVQSIRNGAYDYIAKPFDIDELDITVSKALQFRDILRDNARMRAELDEHQHIDSLIGDSPSFRRVLQAIDSVRESNATILLTGESGTGKEMVARAIHKHGSRADKPFVAVNCAAIPEGLLESEMFGHRKGAFTGAVADRVGRFMQADKGTLFLDEVGDMPLALQAKILRALQERVIEPVGDPRERKVDVRVIAATNKNLLQAVANKEFREDLYYRLNVFPIPLPALRERVEDIASLARHFAHNLGATAGKRITGFSPSALQAMAQYSWPGNIRELQNCVERATIVANSSTIQDSDLPPYLFSAQPGQSSALLAPGPSVPPDLEAALAEVEKAYILSALQQANGVQAAAAQLIGISERSFWYRLKKLDIHVDKIVR; this is encoded by the coding sequence ATGAGTCATAACGTGCTGGTGGTCGACGATGAGCCCAAACTCTGCGACTTGCTCAGCTCGGCACTGAGCCAGAACCGGATTCAGGTCTTCACTGCCAGCAACGGCCTGCAGGCACTTGAAGTTCTGGAGCAGGAAGATATCGACCTGGTGATCAGCGACTGGCGCATGCCCGGCATGGACGGCCCGCAGTTACTGGCCGAGATCAAACAGCGTTACCCGAACCTGCCAGTGATTGTAATGACTGCCTACAGCACGGTAAAAAACGCCGTACAGTCCATACGTAACGGCGCCTACGATTACATCGCCAAGCCCTTTGATATCGACGAGCTGGATATTACGGTCAGCAAAGCCCTGCAGTTTCGCGACATTTTGCGCGACAACGCGCGCATGCGCGCCGAGCTGGACGAGCACCAGCACATCGACAGCCTGATTGGCGACAGCCCAAGCTTTCGCCGGGTGCTGCAGGCCATCGACTCGGTACGCGAGAGCAACGCCACGATCCTGCTGACTGGCGAAAGCGGTACCGGCAAAGAGATGGTCGCCCGCGCCATCCACAAACACGGCAGCCGCGCCGACAAACCCTTTGTCGCGGTCAACTGTGCGGCGATTCCTGAGGGGCTGCTTGAAAGCGAGATGTTCGGCCACCGCAAAGGCGCGTTTACCGGCGCCGTAGCAGACAGGGTCGGGCGCTTTATGCAGGCCGACAAGGGCACCCTGTTTCTCGATGAAGTGGGCGATATGCCCCTGGCCTTGCAGGCAAAAATCCTGCGGGCGCTGCAAGAACGGGTGATCGAGCCAGTGGGGGATCCGCGAGAGCGCAAGGTGGATGTGCGGGTCATCGCCGCGACCAACAAAAACCTGCTGCAAGCCGTAGCCAACAAGGAGTTTCGCGAAGACTTGTATTACCGCCTGAACGTCTTCCCGATTCCGTTGCCCGCGTTGCGCGAACGCGTTGAAGACATCGCCTCGCTGGCGCGGCACTTTGCCCATAACCTGGGTGCTACCGCAGGCAAACGCATCACCGGTTTCAGCCCCAGCGCCTTGCAGGCGATGGCCCAGTACAGTTGGCCGGGCAATATTCGCGAACTGCAAAACTGCGTGGAGCGCGCCACCATTGTGGCCAATAGCAGCACTATCCAGGACAGTGACCTGCCGCCCTACCTGTTCAGTGCCCAACCCGGCCAGAGCAGTGCCTTGCTTGCCCCCGGACCGAGCGTGCCCCCCGACCTGGAAGCCGCCTTGGCCGAAGTCGAAAAAGCCTACATTCTAAGTGCCCTGCAACAGGCCAATGGCGTACAGGCTGCGGCGGCGCAGTTAATCGGCATATCCGAGCGCAGCTTCTGGTACCGCCTGAAAAAGCTGGATATTCATGTCGATAAAATTGTCAGGTAA
- a CDS encoding ATP-binding protein: MPTTPKTPRQPQPFKVSRWTVQRKLVLAFWLVSVIPTMIAAELAATTLSQIFDSNVRVWLQESTKIVKDEISEILADNARAAKLLLQHAHPPSSSKAIRHDRLTADIAEAMGIDVVALIRDSDHKVIFSTASDTIVDQISLSPNAVLQTINVGGVPTGTVVSTFATSQDGVNYQLLVATYMDSSFLTSVADVHSLDLRLYLSNTAGFAEIFSSQRFEDRQLMVPGAIEQTLRETRQPSEQFTSRYSGLYWPILNDTGELQGVIYSGLLRHSSLVGLVNQSNLFALIFLVGSVLSLTVGWLVSERLTRPLRDLSEGVRAVTAGDYNQRVAVSGNDELAELSSTFNHMTARLGELHHLEAQLRRRDRLHALGEVAMGLAHEIRNPLGIIKTATQLLHRRADLGETDKRHLEYVVSEVTRINDLITEFLEFAKPSAPVRAPQLARPLVEDILGFCEPELESHTIDAHIDDQAPGATLYADAGQLKQACLNLIINAIDAMPEGGCLTVRISREEDYTVIGIADTGEGIAPDMLERIFTPFVTTKASGTGLGLAKVFSIMDSHDGRIECISEKDVGATFNLYIPAHGGDET, from the coding sequence ATGCCCACCACGCCCAAAACACCGCGCCAGCCACAACCCTTCAAAGTGTCGCGCTGGACCGTACAGCGCAAACTGGTGCTGGCGTTCTGGCTGGTCAGCGTGATCCCGACCATGATTGCTGCCGAACTGGCAGCGACCACCCTGTCGCAGATTTTCGACAGTAACGTACGGGTCTGGCTGCAGGAGTCGACCAAAATCGTCAAGGACGAGATCAGCGAAATCCTCGCGGACAACGCCCGCGCCGCCAAGCTGCTTCTGCAACACGCCCACCCGCCGTCCTCCAGCAAGGCCATCCGCCATGACCGGCTGACTGCCGATATCGCCGAAGCCATGGGCATAGACGTGGTCGCGCTGATCCGTGACAGCGACCACAAAGTGATTTTCAGTACCGCCAGCGACACCATTGTCGACCAGATCAGCCTGAGCCCCAACGCTGTACTGCAAACTATCAATGTCGGCGGTGTGCCAACCGGCACCGTAGTCTCGACCTTTGCCACCAGCCAGGATGGAGTGAACTATCAGCTGCTGGTGGCTACCTATATGGACAGCAGCTTTCTGACCAGCGTGGCCGACGTGCACTCCCTCGACTTGCGTTTGTACCTGTCCAATACGGCAGGCTTTGCCGAGATATTCTCCAGCCAGCGTTTCGAAGACCGCCAGCTGATGGTGCCCGGCGCCATCGAACAAACCCTGCGGGAAACCCGTCAGCCCAGCGAACAATTCACCAGCCGCTACAGCGGCTTGTACTGGCCCATCCTCAACGACACCGGTGAGCTGCAAGGGGTGATCTACAGTGGCCTGCTGCGCCATAGCAGCCTGGTGGGGCTGGTCAACCAGAGCAACCTGTTCGCGTTGATCTTCCTGGTCGGCTCGGTACTGTCGCTGACCGTCGGCTGGCTGGTTTCCGAACGCCTTACCCGGCCGTTGCGCGACCTCTCCGAAGGGGTACGCGCCGTCACTGCCGGGGACTACAACCAACGCGTGGCGGTGTCGGGCAACGACGAACTGGCCGAGCTGAGCAGCACCTTCAACCATATGACCGCACGACTGGGCGAGCTGCATCATCTCGAAGCCCAATTGCGTCGCCGCGACCGCCTGCATGCCCTGGGCGAGGTGGCCATGGGCCTGGCCCACGAAATCCGCAATCCGCTGGGCATTATCAAAACCGCGACCCAACTGTTGCACCGCCGGGCCGATCTGGGTGAAACCGACAAGCGCCATCTGGAGTATGTGGTCAGCGAAGTGACCCGCATCAATGACCTGATCACCGAGTTTCTCGAATTCGCCAAGCCCAGCGCCCCCGTGCGTGCGCCGCAGCTGGCGCGGCCTCTGGTCGAAGACATTCTGGGTTTCTGCGAACCGGAGCTGGAAAGCCACACTATTGATGCCCACATCGACGATCAGGCGCCCGGTGCGACCCTGTACGCCGATGCCGGACAACTCAAACAGGCGTGCCTGAACCTGATCATCAACGCCATCGACGCCATGCCTGAGGGCGGATGCCTGACCGTACGCATTTCCCGCGAAGAGGACTACACAGTAATAGGCATTGCTGATACCGGAGAAGGAATCGCACCCGATATGCTTGAGCGTATTTTCACGCCCTTTGTGACGACCAAAGCCTCAGGCACGGGGCTGGGCCTGGCCAAAGTGTTCTCCATCATGGACAGCCACGACGGACGCATCGAATGCATCAGCGAGAAAGACGTCGGAGCCACCTTCAACCTGTACATTCCGGCCCACGGAGGGGATGAAACATGA